One genomic region from Paramicrobacterium agarici encodes:
- a CDS encoding glycosyltransferase family 2 protein, with protein sequence MASDLVSVVIPHFNSSKTLARALDSVVAQSWPVHEVIVVDDASSKSERLVAQEIIAGREGTRLILLEVNGGPANARNIGWNEAKAEWVAFLDSDDAWHPRKIELQIQHAIESNPPAVLIASRTVQVNAPSDLDSIEVSLDTPAIPVRKRELLLRNRMSTPSVVLRREIPERFAANRRFSEDYELWLTLVGKGYPVLLIDAPLAAVFKAPYGASGLSSRIWSMILGEYRAYLGARNAGALSMLETVFGILNSTAKSCIRLLKILSSKIRRGFT encoded by the coding sequence GGCTCGTGCATTGGACTCGGTTGTTGCACAGTCTTGGCCCGTCCACGAAGTTATCGTGGTAGACGACGCATCATCGAAGTCTGAGCGGTTGGTGGCGCAAGAGATCATTGCAGGACGCGAGGGTACTCGTCTCATCTTGCTTGAGGTGAATGGCGGGCCGGCGAACGCAAGAAACATCGGGTGGAATGAAGCGAAGGCCGAATGGGTAGCGTTCCTTGACAGTGACGATGCATGGCATCCGCGGAAGATCGAGCTTCAAATTCAACACGCGATCGAATCGAATCCGCCAGCCGTACTAATCGCGAGTCGTACGGTGCAGGTCAATGCGCCATCAGACTTGGATTCGATCGAAGTGTCCTTAGACACACCCGCTATCCCGGTGCGGAAACGGGAACTGTTGTTGAGGAACCGAATGTCTACCCCGAGCGTCGTTTTGCGGCGAGAGATCCCGGAGCGATTCGCCGCTAACCGGAGGTTCTCCGAAGATTACGAATTATGGCTCACCCTCGTCGGCAAAGGTTACCCCGTATTGCTCATCGACGCGCCACTTGCAGCCGTATTCAAAGCACCATACGGAGCGTCCGGGCTATCTTCGCGCATTTGGTCGATGATTCTCGGTGAATATAGGGCATATCTCGGTGCTAGGAACGCCGGCGCATTATCCATGTTGGAAACGGTTTTCGGGATTCTGAATTCGACCGCGAAGTCATGTATTCGTTTGCTCAAGATCTTATCGAGCAAGATTCGCAGGGGTTTCACGTGA
- a CDS encoding lipopolysaccharide biosynthesis protein: protein MYSFAQDLIEQDSQGFHVSRLGGALFSIGSLSVAVVQWLLVWMFARFAGGPEAVGEYALVLSVATPVFTFAQLGLRTVYLSLRANYPWRSYITLRMAGLLLAVLILVLYFQTSSTVGSALWVAVLLSKVVTAYFDILQARIQRHGRLIGLGALNLANSLGTIAFAASALLIFGTVSAAVFASAMVSTAVAAGARRLSRQQSSERVEEGNGIREILRAGLPTTVAEFLAAFASYLPILVLSRIAGEALVGLFSAAAYLLTFANLSGAIAKNILITAFRRTLADEGVRALLRRSHRVVWGVGLVGCCAAPFVILLGDPVMRLVYGPGFGMSYGDLALLTVALIPIAPSYIYSTTINVLERFSSQAWIWVMALVLGLSTGVVCFFLGVSSIAIAFAVALAISWARFLGAFWLAMRLARN from the coding sequence ATGTATTCGTTTGCTCAAGATCTTATCGAGCAAGATTCGCAGGGGTTTCACGTGAGCAGACTGGGCGGAGCTCTATTCTCAATTGGCTCGCTCAGCGTAGCGGTCGTGCAGTGGCTGCTCGTCTGGATGTTTGCACGCTTCGCAGGAGGACCGGAAGCTGTTGGCGAGTACGCGCTAGTGCTATCCGTTGCCACGCCGGTGTTTACTTTTGCACAACTAGGCTTGCGCACTGTTTACTTAAGCTTGCGCGCCAACTATCCTTGGCGCTCTTATATCACTCTAAGGATGGCGGGCTTGCTTCTCGCGGTCCTGATCCTTGTCTTGTATTTTCAGACTTCATCAACGGTGGGCTCGGCGCTTTGGGTAGCGGTGCTGCTATCTAAAGTTGTTACCGCGTACTTTGACATTCTCCAAGCACGGATTCAGCGTCATGGTCGCTTAATCGGCCTAGGAGCGCTCAATCTAGCAAACAGCCTCGGCACGATAGCATTCGCTGCATCGGCTCTTTTGATATTCGGCACAGTCTCTGCAGCAGTTTTTGCGTCGGCAATGGTGTCGACTGCGGTTGCAGCGGGGGCTCGGCGTCTCTCCAGACAACAATCGTCAGAGCGCGTAGAAGAAGGCAACGGCATTCGCGAGATTTTGCGGGCCGGCCTCCCTACAACGGTTGCAGAATTCCTAGCCGCGTTTGCAAGCTATTTGCCGATTCTTGTCCTGTCAAGGATTGCAGGTGAGGCGTTAGTCGGTCTCTTTTCCGCGGCCGCCTATTTACTCACCTTTGCCAACCTGTCCGGAGCCATCGCGAAGAATATTCTGATCACCGCTTTCAGACGAACGTTGGCAGACGAAGGTGTTCGGGCCCTGTTGCGGCGATCACACCGGGTTGTTTGGGGAGTCGGACTGGTCGGTTGTTGCGCGGCGCCGTTCGTGATTTTGTTAGGTGATCCTGTGATGCGATTGGTCTACGGTCCAGGATTTGGGATGTCGTATGGAGATCTTGCTCTGCTGACGGTCGCGCTGATTCCCATAGCGCCCTCTTACATTTACAGCACGACAATTAATGTTTTGGAACGGTTCTCCAGTCAGGCGTGGATCTGGGTAATGGCGCTTGTTCTTGGATTATCTACTGGCGTCGTCTGCTTCTTCCTTGGCGTTTCGTCGATCGCAATTGCGTTCGCTGTTGCGCTCGCCATCAGTTGGGCCCGTTTCCTTGGCGCTTTTTGGCTGGCGATGAGACTTGCCCGCAATTGA
- a CDS encoding polysaccharide pyruvyl transferase family protein, whose amino-acid sequence MRRINAVGYYGWDNFGDELFRIAVQRNRELIWGEGARVRSFVTPVRTLHQNLGVLGRVTRLVETLIGAVWADTVALCGGSVLEDVRGTQRLRGLILRRRTIEGLGVSLGPWESEAPRERVQAYLKRMERVVVRDQASSDRLGGSVPVGGDLAALYPMPRFSTGERKHLTICVSKDSRSTVDELVALLSALLRGIDLPVKLLALNVRRSHGDVEFSHEIRERLLPHHSDVEVVKFESIDQSIGIIAKSKAVWSQRLHGLIVAYLCDVPILALSHHQKISDFAAHIRLPTRFLRTDLTFDDEVRSAAAETLLANPKWEVTPQQYKDATIEAMRAS is encoded by the coding sequence ATGCGACGTATCAATGCAGTTGGTTACTACGGTTGGGACAATTTCGGGGACGAGTTATTCCGCATCGCGGTTCAGCGAAACCGTGAACTCATATGGGGTGAGGGGGCTCGCGTCCGCTCGTTTGTGACGCCGGTTCGCACCTTGCATCAGAATTTGGGGGTGCTGGGGCGAGTAACGAGGCTGGTTGAGACTCTGATCGGTGCTGTGTGGGCCGACACGGTTGCATTATGTGGCGGATCCGTGTTGGAAGACGTGCGCGGAACTCAGCGATTGCGAGGCCTCATACTTCGGAGACGAACCATCGAAGGCCTTGGGGTCTCGCTCGGTCCTTGGGAATCTGAAGCTCCACGAGAACGAGTTCAGGCCTACCTCAAGCGGATGGAACGCGTCGTGGTTCGCGATCAGGCATCGTCGGATCGATTGGGAGGTTCGGTGCCAGTCGGCGGCGACCTCGCAGCCTTATACCCGATGCCGAGGTTTAGCACGGGCGAGCGCAAGCATCTGACGATTTGTGTGTCAAAGGATTCACGATCAACGGTGGACGAACTGGTTGCTCTCCTTTCGGCCTTGCTGCGCGGTATCGACTTGCCAGTAAAGTTGCTTGCTCTAAATGTTCGTCGGTCGCATGGCGATGTCGAGTTCTCCCACGAAATTCGCGAACGCTTGCTGCCTCATCATTCGGATGTCGAGGTCGTTAAATTCGAATCGATTGATCAGAGCATCGGAATCATCGCGAAGTCGAAGGCCGTGTGGTCACAACGCCTGCACGGACTAATCGTCGCTTACCTTTGCGACGTGCCGATTCTCGCTCTGAGCCATCATCAGAAGATTTCTGATTTTGCAGCGCATATACGTCTTCCGACTCGGTTCCTTCGCACGGATCTAACTTTTGATGATGAAGTTCGGAGTGCAGCCGCCGAGACTTTGCTGGC